Proteins from a single region of Theobroma cacao cultivar B97-61/B2 chromosome 10, Criollo_cocoa_genome_V2, whole genome shotgun sequence:
- the LOC18586543 gene encoding glycine-rich cell wall structural protein 2 gives MTSSRVIGAAFLVLLFVDLAFAARSLKAVGKGGGGGGGGGSGGGGGGGNGLGSGSGYGSGYGSGSGSGYGSGAYGSGGGGGGGGGEGGGGGSGSGSGYGSGSGSGYGSGYGSGSGIGSGGGGGGGGRGGGGGGGGGSGSGGGSGYGSGSGSGSGYGSGGGRGGGSGGGGGGGGGRGGGGGNGSGHGSGYGSGSGYGSGYGGGGDDDYLP, from the coding sequence ATGACCAGTTCTAGGGTTATTGGTGCTGCATTCTTGGTTTTGCTCTTTGTGGACTTGGCCTTTGCTGCTAGGTCACTTAAGGCTGTAGGCAAAGgaggaggtggtggtggtggaggaggaAGCGGGGGAGGTGGAGGTGGTGGCAATGGTTTGGGGTCAGGGTCTGGATATGGTTCAGGGTATGGTTCTGGAAGTGGCTCCGGATATGGCTCAGGAGCTTACGGTAGTGgaggaggtggtggtggtggtggcggAGAAGGTGGTGGAGGTGGCTCTGGATCAGGCAGTGGGTATGGGTCTGGGTCTGGGTCTGGATACGGGTCAGGATATGGGTCTGGTAGTGGGATAGGAAGTGgaggaggtggtggtggtggtggcagAGGAGGAGGTGGTGGTGGAGGTGGAGGTAGTGGTAGCGGAGGCGGTTCAGGCTATGGATCCGGGTCTGGAAGTGGGTCTGGATATGGAAGTGGTGGTGGAAGGGGTGGAGGTAGTGGTGGTGGAGGTGGAGGAGGTGGTGGCAGAGGTGGCGGTGGCGGCAATGGTTCTGGCCATGGTTCAGGCTATGGAAGTGGCTCTGGCTATGGTTCCGGGTACGGAGGTGGCGGAGATGATGATTACTTACCATAA
- the LOC18586544 gene encoding protein BTR1 isoform X1: MESTESSYVSSPEAARKRSPPPPKSPTSETAEKHTYIRFLVSNAAAGSVIGKGGSTITEFQSKSGARIQLSRNHEFFPGTSDRIIMISGTIDEVLKAMELILAKLLNELNIEDNDDVEPRTKVRLIVPNSSCGSIIGKGGATIKSFIEDSQAGIKISPQDNNFYGLNDRLVTLTGTLDEQMRAIDLILSKLSEDPHYLQAMHAPFSYAGIFFSGFHGIPYAYVLPSVATATYNSMSYPSNGAGGKFQNHKEDRSNSVTIGVADGHIGLVLGRGGRNIMEISQLSGARIKISDRGDFMSGTTDRKVTITGSQRAIRQAESMIMQKVAYATDRVMD; encoded by the exons ATGGAGTCGACGGAGTCGTCTTACGTGTCATCACCAGAGGCGGCGAGGAAGAGATCTCCGCCGCCGCCTAAATCGCCGACTTCTG AAACTGCAGAGAAGCACACATATATCAGGTTTCTTGTCTCTAATGCTGCGGCTGGTTCTGTAATTGGAAAGGGTGGTTCGACAATTACCGAATTTCAGTCAAAATCTGGAGCTCGAATTCAGTTGTCACGCAATCATGAATTTTTTCCAGGAACATCAGACAGGATCATTATGATCTCTGGAACAATTGATGAAGTACTCAAAGCCATGGAACTTATCCTTGCTAAATTATTGAATGAG CTTAATATTGAAGATAATGATGATGTTGAACCAAGAACAAAAGTTAGGCTAATTGTTCCTAATAGCTCTTGTGGCAGCATAATTGGGAAAGGAGGGGCTACCATAAA GTCATTTATTGAAGACTCCCAAGCTGGCATTAAGATATCTCCACaggataataatttttatggcTTGAATGATAGGCTAGTGACACTGACTGGCACTCTAGATGAGCAGATGCGAgcaattgatttgattctgtCCAAGCTTAGTGAAGACCCTCACTACTTACAAGCCATGCATGCCCCATTTTCATATGCAG GTATTTTCTTCTCTGGTTTTCATGGTATTCCATATGCATATGTGCTTCCTTCTGTTGCAACAGCGACTTACAATTCAATGAGCTATCCATCAAACGGGGCTGGAGGGAAGTTTCAGAATCACAAG GAGGATCGTAGCAACTCTGTCACGATTGGTGTTGCGGATGGGCATATTGGGCTGGTTCTTGGTCGTGGCGGAAGgaatattatggaaattagTCAG CTAAGCGGGGCCAGGATAAAAATATCGGATAGAGGTGATTTCATGTCTGGAACAACAGATAG GAAAGTTACAATCACGGGATCACAGAGAGCAATTCGTCAAGCTGAGTCCATGATAATGCAGAAGGTAGCATACGCCACCGATAGGGTGATGGATTAG
- the LOC18586544 gene encoding protein BTR1 isoform X2 — translation MESTESSYVSSPEAARKRSPPPPKSPTSETAEKHTYIRFLVSNAAAGSVIGKGGSTITEFQSKSGARIQLSRNHEFFPGTSDRIIMISGTIDEVLKAMELILAKLLNELNIEDNDDVEPRTKVRLIVPNSSCGSIIGKGGATIKSFIEDSQAGIKISPQDNNFYGLNDRLVTLTGTLDEQMRAIDLILSKLSEDPHYLQAMHAPFSYAATYNSMSYPSNGAGGKFQNHKEDRSNSVTIGVADGHIGLVLGRGGRNIMEISQLSGARIKISDRGDFMSGTTDRKVTITGSQRAIRQAESMIMQKVAYATDRVMD, via the exons ATGGAGTCGACGGAGTCGTCTTACGTGTCATCACCAGAGGCGGCGAGGAAGAGATCTCCGCCGCCGCCTAAATCGCCGACTTCTG AAACTGCAGAGAAGCACACATATATCAGGTTTCTTGTCTCTAATGCTGCGGCTGGTTCTGTAATTGGAAAGGGTGGTTCGACAATTACCGAATTTCAGTCAAAATCTGGAGCTCGAATTCAGTTGTCACGCAATCATGAATTTTTTCCAGGAACATCAGACAGGATCATTATGATCTCTGGAACAATTGATGAAGTACTCAAAGCCATGGAACTTATCCTTGCTAAATTATTGAATGAG CTTAATATTGAAGATAATGATGATGTTGAACCAAGAACAAAAGTTAGGCTAATTGTTCCTAATAGCTCTTGTGGCAGCATAATTGGGAAAGGAGGGGCTACCATAAA GTCATTTATTGAAGACTCCCAAGCTGGCATTAAGATATCTCCACaggataataatttttatggcTTGAATGATAGGCTAGTGACACTGACTGGCACTCTAGATGAGCAGATGCGAgcaattgatttgattctgtCCAAGCTTAGTGAAGACCCTCACTACTTACAAGCCATGCATGCCCCATTTTCATATGCAG CGACTTACAATTCAATGAGCTATCCATCAAACGGGGCTGGAGGGAAGTTTCAGAATCACAAG GAGGATCGTAGCAACTCTGTCACGATTGGTGTTGCGGATGGGCATATTGGGCTGGTTCTTGGTCGTGGCGGAAGgaatattatggaaattagTCAG CTAAGCGGGGCCAGGATAAAAATATCGGATAGAGGTGATTTCATGTCTGGAACAACAGATAG GAAAGTTACAATCACGGGATCACAGAGAGCAATTCGTCAAGCTGAGTCCATGATAATGCAGAAGGTAGCATACGCCACCGATAGGGTGATGGATTAG